A stretch of DNA from Cellulomonas xiejunii:
ACGTGGCCAGGTGGGAGCGTTCCGGACCACGCCTGCGGTCCTCGCGGGGTGGCAGCGGACCCTCGAGTGCGCCCGGATCCTGCAGGCCACCGCCGTCCTGCTGCAGTGTCCGAAGAGCTTTCGCCCGACGGCCGACAACGCCGGACGGCTTCGCAGCTTCATGACGCAGGTCGAGCGGCCGGCGGCGCGGCTGCTGTGGGAACCCCGCGGTGAGTGGCCCACGCAGCTGCTCACCGAGCTTTGCGCCGAGCTGGATCTCGCGCACGTCGTCGACCCGATGCAGACCGAGACCGTGACGCCCGAGCAGACCTACTACCGCCTGCACGGCACGTCCGGCTCGCGGCACGTCCACTCCGACGACGAGCTGCGCCGGCTCCGGGACATGGTCGACGGCCGCCCGTCGCCCTACGTCATGTTCAACAACCTCCCCCGCGTCGGTGATGCGGAGCGGTTCCTCGCCCTGCTCTGATCATGCGAGGTGCGTGAGGGCATCGCGCCACTCGTCCCGGCTGGCGAAGCCGGCAGGGGGGTCGTCCACCGGTTCACCCCCGGTCCCGCGCGGCCGGGGCCGATGCCGTCCCCCGAGCCCGCGCAGCGACGGCGCCCGCCCGTGTTCCCCACGGCTCGAGAAGGTGGTCGATCCGGCTCAGCTCCACCGCGCGGTCGACGGCGTCATGGCGTGGTCTCACGCAGCTCGACCGACGGCAGTCCCCTCATCGGCAGAAGTGCCAACGGTGGAACCGGGTCCGTCGCCAGTCGCGCGTGGGTCTCCACGTCGAACCGCTCGTCCCCGTAGCGCAGCTTGGACCGCTCGAGACCTTCGGCGATGAACCCTGCACGAGTCGCCACCCGGCACGAGGCAGGGTTGTTGACACGGTGCCCCAGCTCCAGCCGGAAGACGCCGAGCTCCTCGAGGGCCCACCTGGAGACGGTCGCCAGAGCATGCGAGCCGAGCCCTTGCGCCCGATGGGTGGCAGCGACCCAGTAGTAGGTCCACGCCGTCTGATGCGCCCTGTCGATACTGCTCAACCCCACGTTGCCCACCGCGGAGCCGTCAACGGTGATCGCGACGTCGTACCGGACGGGGCCGAGGGCCTGCAGATGAGCCTCGATGAACCGGGTGCAGTCCTCCAGATCGCGGAGATCGGCCCCGCCCAGCTGCGTGACCAGATCCGGGCTTGCCGCCACCGCGGACTGCAACGAAGGGCCGTCTGCGAGCGACCAGGGTCTCAGTTCGACACGCACCGCCGTGATCCTGCCACGGCCGAGCCGGGTGAGAGCGCCGCTGTTCCCGGCTGAGCTCACCGCTCCGCGAACGCGTCGATCGCCCGACAGGTGAGCTCCATCTCCACGTCGCCCCCGTGGCCTTCCGACTCGACGACGTGCAGCTCGCTGCCCGGCCACGCCTTGTGCAGCGCCCACGGTGTGACAGCCGGACCGCTGATGTCGCGACGCCCGTGGACGAGCACGCCCGGGATCCCCTCGAGCTCGTGAGCACGTGCGAGGACGCTCGCGTTCCCAGGGAGGAAGCAGTCGTGAGCCCAGTAGTGCGTGACGAGGGTGGCGAAGTTCTCCCGCTCGCGGGGGTCGTCGTGCAGGGGCCCGGGTGCCCAGCTCGGGTCGAGCGAGATGTGGGTCGACTCCCACGCGTCCCACGCGTCCGCGGCCGTGGACCGCACGGCGGGGTCCGCATCACGCAGCCGTCGCGCGTAGTGCTCGACGACGCGCTCACCCGCCGGCGTCGTCGTCGCGAA
This window harbors:
- a CDS encoding DUF72 domain-containing protein codes for the protein MGVRVGLCGWTVSQASYVRRFPVVEVQHTFYEPPSDAVLMRWRAQVPAGFEFTIKAWQIVTHESNSPTYRRMKQPLPDSARGQVGAFRTTPAVLAGWQRTLECARILQATAVLLQCPKSFRPTADNAGRLRSFMTQVERPAARLLWEPRGEWPTQLLTELCAELDLAHVVDPMQTETVTPEQTYYRLHGTSGSRHVHSDDELRRLRDMVDGRPSPYVMFNNLPRVGDAERFLALL
- a CDS encoding GNAT family N-acetyltransferase, producing MRVELRPWSLADGPSLQSAVAASPDLVTQLGGADLRDLEDCTRFIEAHLQALGPVRYDVAITVDGSAVGNVGLSSIDRAHQTAWTYYWVAATHRAQGLGSHALATVSRWALEELGVFRLELGHRVNNPASCRVATRAGFIAEGLERSKLRYGDERFDVETHARLATDPVPPLALLPMRGLPSVELRETTP